caacggaataGAATTTCTCTGCCACTCACTGGATACGAACAGGCAACCATTGGCAACCGGCAACCggcaaacacaatgtttcagctgtggagccttcttcgggtgccaCACTGTAAAATGCCCACCTAAGTGACGATAAGATAAGCGACGGCACATATATGatgctttggataaaaataacagccaaataaatgtaagaaataTATTCAGAAATGAACAATTACTGTGTTACAGGAATCTGCCAATTCTAAAGCTCAGTAGATGGGACCAGGAGGTGGTGCTGTCATCGAGCTGATACTAGAACTGTTAGATCACGATGCAGACTCTAAAGAGGCCACATGTGCTCTGCAATTTCGGGGAGAGGGGTGTTACAGACTGGGCGGTCATGCTTATTTCAGTAATCCAGCTGGGAAAGAGGCTAGATGGGGCTAGAACATGAGAGAGGTTACAAAGAAGAGAAGTTGTGTTGCTCACAGGGTTGCGAAGAGCTatttgatctgaggatcttgtCTGACTAGTGGCAGAGGCTGGCAAAGCAGTCTGGTTTAGATTAGGTTGCATTCAGGGTTTGTTTTTGAATACTGAGACTTTGGACTTCTGCACTAATGTTTcacctgtttcatgtttatatatatatagaacatTACTGTAGTTAAGAACATTGCTGCTTGGATGAATCTCATGCCACACAGCCCACCCCCTCACAATCAATGCTTTAAATTTGTAAATCTATCCCATCGATGTAAGTGTTCTGTCCTTTGTGCTTCATTGTGCATAAACCATTCattctgtgtttctctctctttctctccctcagATATTGATGAGTGCTCAGACCCATACAATGAATGCACACAATTCTGCAACAACTACATTGGGGGATACTATTGCTCCTGCCAGCCAGAATACGCCTTGGACCTTGACAACCACACCTGTACAGGTACACTGAAAACTCGACTGACACCAGTACAGGTACTTGTGAATACATGACCTACACCCgtaaccagcagccatatcatccagtagctcagcaggtgtgagcctggtcagtacctcgatgggagacctcctgggaaaaactaaggctgctgctggaaggggtgttaGGGGGGCCAGTAGAGgctgctcaccctgtggtctgtgtgggtcctaatgtcccagtatagtgacggggacactagagtGTAAAAAGATCTaatcttcagatgagatgtataaccaaggttctgactctctgtggtcattacaactcccagggtgtttcttgaaaagagtaggggtgttaccccggtgtcctggccaaatttctccctggcctttaccaatcatggcctcctaataatccccatctctgaactggcttcatcattttgctctcctccccactgagagctggtgtgtggggagaggactggagcatcatccaggtggggctgcacactgatgGTGGTGACAGTGGGATTCCctcttacctgtaaagcactttgagaggagtgtccagaaaagagctatataagtgtaaggaattattagtaATTATTATCAGGTACAGGTAGTACAGGTACAATGAATACACCACCTACACCAGTACAGGTACAATGATACAAAAtggacacctgtacagactcgaTAGGTGCAGTTCATGCAGAAAAGATAAACAGAAAGATCTGCATAGACAGATACTCAGACAGATGTGTTTTCACAGGTAGATACATCAGTAGGACAGCTTGCATGgggaggtactgtacatggacaGAAGGCCCCCAGTGCTCATGTACAAATCTGTGGTGAAACTCTGATCTCCTGATCTCTATCAGAAACAAGACCTTTGTAGGAGGATTTAAGCTGTGATTTTGATAAATATGGAACATTTTGCCTGAAAGATTATTTTACCTGCCCACTAAATGCACAGTTGTATTCTAAAAGAAGAGATGTGTGCCCCTTTTTTTAGTCCCAGTACTACCAGCAGTGAAAGGAGTAATTTTAATGgggttttattttctatttcttatTTACTACACTAGAAATGAGATAGGAATCATTCATAAAAACCAAGCAAAATGTCCCTCAGCATCTGACTTCAAAATGGTCCTAACTGGTTAActtatgcacatactgtagaacaatttttatttgttacaACAGGAAGAGCTTTTTAATCACAATTTAAACACTAAAAATGATGGTTTGATAACTGGTTAGTGGTctggacatgtactgtacctggaaGGCTGTGGATTCAAATTCCAAGTAGGGCACAGCTGTTGTATTCTTGAACAAGAGACTTTTCTCACACTCCTCTCAGCTGCATACACTGTATGAGTAATAATATATGGCTTTGGAACAAGAGTCAGCCAAATTATATGATTATAATCATTTAGCTGCAATGCCTGACTTATAGTTTAGACTGCAGTCCACTTTGAGACATTCTTGGTTGTGCAGTATCAGGAGCTGCTAAATACCAGAGAGATCTGCTTCTACAATACAGTACGTGTAGCTCAAATAATAgttatagtactgtacatgcgaTTGGGTTACAGAGACTCTGTGATTGAGATCTGATGCCAGCTagtggagaaataaaaaaatatatatttcagctCATTTGTGTTACCCGTGACTTTTATTACCCTACTAAATGGCAAATAGTACGTATTTTGTCAAACTATCATTCCCATTTTATTGTCTTGATCTGTTATGGATTATTGTGGTTTTAGCTGAATCAAATAAAGATGGATTGTAAACTTCCTTAACTATTAAACTATTGAGCTAGCAGAGCCAACAACTGTGCTGGTACAGCTTCATCACGCTAAGGAATTTAGACTTGCACATATCTTACTAATGTGTTCCTGTTGTTACCAGTTACAAAATATAACTTGTTGTATGTTTCCAGAATATGTGGTAAATCCTTTGGGCTTTCTCTCTTacgcatacagtataagaatgcACTAGTTTAAATTATATGTTACTCCCACTCCGATTGTTAAAACCCCCTGACCTAGTCCAGTGGCTCTATTTGTCCCTTTCCTCTCAGTCAACTGCAGTGTTGACCTGGGGAGCTCCACCAGGGGCtcagtgtccagtcctggacaTCCCAGCTCCTACCCAGAACACGCCGCCTGCTCCTACCGCCTGAGCATTGATGAAGGATTCCAGTTGGTCATTGACTTTGAGGATCCCTTTGACattgagggacagagaggaggaccCTGCATAGACTCATTGCAGGTCAGTGTTTGGTCTTTCTGTATTAATCAGTATTAATAAACATCTCTAGGATGTACATACAATTCTGAATGAATCTATGTTAGGTGTGTCTCTAGAGTCAATATGGGGGTATTAATCTGCActaggtgtgtctctagggtctatattaaggtctgtattaatctctgtgttaGGTATGcctctagggtctgtattaatctctgtgtgttagGTGTATCTTTAGGGCCTATATTGAGGTCTGTATTGATCTCTGTGTTTTAGGTGTATCTGTAGGGTCTGTACTatgatctgcattaatttttCTGTTAGGTTTGCCTCTAGGGTCTGtactagggtctgtattaatttctctgtgtTAGGTGTGCCTCTAGAGTATATATCAGGCTCTCAACTAATCTCTCTGTGTTCATTCTGATTTAAGAGACTATGTTAAAGACCAAATTGATCCTGTAAATACTTTCTACTTCTCAGATTAAGACCCCATCTCGTGTATTTGGGCCCTTCTGTGGTGACCAGGCCCCCCCTTCTCTGATCACTGGGTCTCATCAGATGGAGATTTTATTTAACACAGATGGCTACGGAACCAACACTGGCTTCACACTCACCTACAGAGCCAAAGGTAAAGAGCGAAATACGTGCAAAAGAGACAACAACAAGTTCCCAAAGGTCAGGAAAGTGATGGAAATAAAAAAGTTCTCTTTTCTATAATATATCCCATCCTTTTTGAATTTCCAATATGAAAGTGTCATCAGTGTGTCTTGcaaaatgaattgttaaaatgaTTTGATTCTATGATATTACTCTAGTAGAGTTTTAAGCAAGAGAGAGACTGTGTTTCTAAATCTAATGCAGTTGAAGATCTCCCATGTGGTGTACTCCACTGAGTGGACTGGTATGTCTTCCTCAGTGATGACTGATTGTGCTGGTGTCTTCCCCCAAGATGGACTTACTTACTGAGCAATGAGGAAAGATATGAGTTTTGAAAAGAGGGTTAACTAActtctttctgcacaaagacGTCTTCTGTTACAAAATATTCCATGCTTCAGCACTAGAGTCAGAGCAAGGATGGGAGTTAGCTGATAAGAAGTGCGAGCTAGAGACTCCCTAACTATGGGAGGATGagaccagccattcaaagtgttcaAGGCCTTGAGAATGTCCGAACACAGATGGTCTTCCTCCCCATTACCATGGTAACAATTTGAGCTAGAAACGGCTGaagttttttatataaactgGTGCTCTGCACCTATAATCTTTGAACAGTTCCGAttgtattgttccttgcatgcaataaaactcaTGCAAAACAGCTTCATCTCGGGGGtccagaacttatttgtttGTCATAACAAGCAGATACCTGTCTCCCCAGGTGGATGACTTAATGATTAGACGGGCATCTGGCCCTGAGTGACTGACGTCTTGTGCAGGTATCTGCTTTTCCAGCCTATaagacattttgggatatacagtacaacagtaagGGCAAGCACCTTCGTCTCCTTAAATGTAAAACAGGCTCTGAAAGATGTTGTGAAAGTAAACTTCTCATTACATTAGTGGTGATGGTGTTCATAATGAAGAGTGAggagatgatgataataatgatgGTGTTTCAGCCAAGACGtgtcccagtacagtgacggctCAGTCCAGTCTGATCCCTGGATGGCCCCAGTATGAATATGGAAACAAAGTCACGGTGCAGTGTGACACCGGGTttgaggctgcgatggactctgTGAGTACATACAGTtgatatataataaaaaataaacaatatgtaCATTATCTGCTTCTAATTGATGCGGTATCAGTGTTATTTATGTGTTTTCAATAATCCTACTCTTTCTCATGTTTCTAATTTTTCTTGTACAATTATTGCACAGTAGTGACCTCTACCCCACCTGACTTTATTcacttattattttttctgcagAAGGGTGACATGAAGACCAACTATACTTCATTCTGTCAGAGAACTGGAGTCTGGAGCCCCATTCACCCCTGCCAGCGTGAGTCACTGAATCCTCCTCTACACtgtgcacacatacagtactcctactgtatctgtactgtacactgaccaCGTCCTCCCTGATACTGCACTCTGGCCACACCCTCACTGGCCACacccacactgacactgcacactgaccacactctcACTGACCACACCCACACTGATactgcacactgaccacacccacactgactgcatATTGATTACAGCATCAGCTAGATCAATTTCATATTCTCTGAAGCTGCAGGACTTTTTCacatattgtactttttggaacTGAGAGGAGAGGCACCCACATAGTTTTTCAACTTAGTTTGTCTGTGCTTGCCACTAGTGTTGACAGTGTTGACCTGATTGTAATGAAAGTGCTGTGCAAAAGGGGTCACAGCAAAACTGATTGATGTACTTAACGGACTTTGAAAACAGCAGCATAGACCGCAGACTGGAAGACAGAGAGATTCAAACACAAGGAGATGCAGTGTTATACAGACACAAGGGAAGTCAAAGTCACATAGACAGGACCCTCAATGTTGTGATACCATCCAGATGTGTATGTTCACCATTCCAGGTGTGGACTGTGGCACACCTCTTCTACCTGAGAGCGGAGTACTGCAGCTGGTCAACAAAAAGCCGAGAACTCTGTACCAGGATGAGATCCAGCTGAAGTGCGAGTCAAAATATTACAAGCTGGAGGGAGAGGGTAAcattcctgtcctgctcttgttTGACTCACTCACCCATTTTCTCAGTACTACAGATTTACAATTAAAGCCTATTGATTTGTAAGTTTGTAAGTACGGTTGTAAGTTTGTCTTTAGAATCTATATAACTCTGTGTGAGGTGTGGCAGTATGGTGTATTTTAGAGTCTATATCAAGCGTTAGGTATTATCTCTtgtgtttttatacagtaccatcattttcattctttctcTGGTATGTGTCTCTAtactggggcggagcggtggctctgtggctcaggatctgcgcctgtggctggaaggttgtcggtCCGTATCCTGCGGcccgcagaggaatcctactctgttgggtccctgaacaaggccctgaaccccaactgctccaggggtgccatataaatggctgactctgcactctgacccccagcttctctccctgtctgtgtgtctcatggagagcaagctggggtctgtgaaaagacaaattcctaatactagaaattgtatatggctgagAAAGTGAGCTTATTTTATCTCTCTTATATTACATATTAGAATTGTTTTGACTGTATGGTGTTTCTATTGTGTGTTTGTAATAGCGTAACACTAATGTCTGTTATACTCAACACTGTGATATAGTGTAATATCATAATAATGAAACTCTGTCTCTCATTCCCAGATGTGTACAGATGCGATGCGCAGGGTGAATGGAGTTCTGTGAAGGGCAGCAGTCATTGGCCAAAATGTGTTGAAGGTACACACGATCAATATTCCTACTACTGCTTATAATAATATGACTTGTGATGTGCTGGTGTAACCCACCTtgagcccgttgcttgctgggataggctccggctcccctgcgaccctgaatttaatgaattaatttgaaaacaggTAGAGGGATTACTACTGCTACCAATAAGtcactccactcagagcactCTACATAACAATAAGTGATCATTAATATTAGGAATAACAATATAGGAATGAAGGTTTTCCACCCATTTTCACATCTGTTCAAGTAGAGTAGGGAAACTCCAGGTCACAAAAAAACTCTGGTTTTATACTGTTTTGACTCTAGGACATACTTTACAATTGCTTTGTTATACAGCGGGCTCACCGTCAAAATTGGTAAAGACTAACTAAAATAAACATAGGAAATAAACAGTACAGCCGCTACTTCTTGAGGAAAACTTGCTCagcatttgttttgaaaaaaacaacgtATTCGAATAAGAGCCTGTGGTTTTCTCATTTTGGAGGCCACCAAATATAGCTCCTTATctgtgctgtttattttatgtggcttttcttttttcttctttgctaaTAGTTCTTGAGCCCCCTGCAGTGGCAGTCATTGACGGTCCAGCTTATTTGTTCAGTTATAACTGTTGTTTAATTAGATCAGTAGTATTTGTAGGAGTTCTGTgaatttactgagacaatttattaattgtagcagtgaCCCTGAGGTGATACTTatatggctattagaaaatcaatcgatcAGAGATGcgcacacacgggttcaatacacgagatacatttattaatacataaattgtgcatataAAACACATACCAGTCTGCCTAGATACAGCTGGCagatcttactgtgagggttatcaaagtgcaaggtatataatcacgaagagatgcaaacCAAAGAATATACTTCAGTATACCATTTGGCTGTACTATCGTTAATCAGTCTCATTATTACCACTTCTACATTACCtactcaaaagtaaatacattactcatgtgaattgaattgatatcaacttgtgGTGGGGTAACAGttgaattctcgagatgcaATGTATACattgggtttacttatccagatATGAATTCGTATTTCCCGGCATGGACACCAAAGACCAGCTGGCAGGCTCTGTCCaatcggcgtcctctggctcaGTGTCAGTTCTGAAGCTGTTCCAAGTCGGAGAAATTAggaggagagatttctgctgtcaGACTCTCTCTCAGGGACCTACAGTACTAGTAGTCCGGCTGACTAGTAGAaggtctctatgcacagaggcTGATCGTGGGTCtgagcaagtcactcttttgggGGAAGAAACGTGGTTTGCTTCCAGTATCCAGTTGTCAACAAGAGTCCAAGCATTTAATCCGGTGATCAAGCAAAGCATCCACGTTGGCGGCTAGCAATTTGGGCCAACACTTTCCAGAAACAAGCTTCCAGTCCCTATACAGACAACACTGGCCGTcatgtgattgtctctgagggtgtGAAAATGGCCGGAGAAGCCAAGTTCTGATTCTTTCTGGTGCCTTTAAAACTAGAACCAAAACGGGtgatgattggttgagagtttagAGGGCATTTGAGACCCATGTGGGGTTGCCACGccctgcaggttcctgattggttggtgaaggtgagagatgagtaacaatgacctctgacatctaggactgcagtccagatgtTCCCAGGAATTCCATGGGCAGATAGGAGCTAGGAAtggccattgatcatgatagccaagcATGGCTGGgcgcatccccatttgggagctgctcCTTATCAGAGAGAAAACACTTGAAATCAGAAaatgcatgaatagcttctctgtggctgcaccacagagatgaagaagagagatggggcctcatttaggaaagcatagCAACAtgtaattctgtcttattaataagcattgacGCAACATAGTACATGATAGTAgagaaattattaaatattaaattgcatGGCAAATGAGTTCCTCCAAAGTTTCTTCTCTTTCTACTCTTCTCTCTGCTGTACTCTTTTCTCACAGTGTGTGGAGAGCCCGAGAGCAAGCACTCTGATTTTGGCCGTATTTTTGGAGGAAGTGAGGCAGAGCCTGGTCAGATCCCCTGGCAGGTCTATGTTGAAAATCCAAAAGGAGGAGGATCTCTGATCTCTGACCGATGGGTCCTCACAGCTGCTCATGTGGTTGAAGGGCAGCACAGTGTGCTTTTGTACGGGGGGACAGCGGACATTGGGAATATAGGAAGCTCAGAGAACGTTGTGATTCTGGAGAGTGAGAAGATCTTCATCCATCCAGGATACCCAAAAGCCCCAACAAGTGGGAGACGTACCAATTATGACAACGACATCGCCCTGGTCAGACTGAAATCCCGTGTACCCCTGGGACCCCATCTTCTCCCCATCTGTCTCCCCGAGAGGAAAGACGATGGGACTCTTATTTCCGAAAGACTGGGGTTTGTTT
This DNA window, taken from Lepisosteus oculatus isolate fLepOcu1 chromosome 23, fLepOcu1.hap2, whole genome shotgun sequence, encodes the following:
- the LOC102688829 gene encoding complement C1s subcomponent-like isoform X3, whose protein sequence is MIRLPLLLSLSLFLSPSLSLALSGWLQSPQYPEGYPEDVNEMWELPVPQGFALTLQLIHLDLEESEGCQHDALNISADGVQLASLCGQLSFEELQSQVNPMLHTSGSSLVVRFHSDYSNTERHTGFRAIFSTQDIDECSDPYNECTQFCNNYIGGYYCSCQPEYALDLDNHTCTVNCSVDLGSSTRGSVSSPGHPSSYPEHAACSYRLSIDEGFQLVIDFEDPFDIEGQRGGPCIDSLQIKTPSRVFGPFCGDQAPPSLITGSHQMEILFNTDGYGTNTGFTLTYRAKAKTCPSTVTAQSSLIPGWPQYEYGNKVTVQCDTGFEAAMDSKGDMKTNYTSFCQRTGVWSPIHPCQRVDCGTPLLPESGVLQLVNKKPRTLYQDEIQLKCESKYYKLEGEDVYRCDAQGEWSSVKGSSHWPKCVEVCGEPESKHSDFGRIFGGSEAEPGQIPWQVYVENPKGGGSLISDRWVLTAAHVVEGQHSVLLYGGTADIGNIGSSENVVILESEKIFIHPGYPKAPTSGRRTNYDNDIALVRLKSRVPLGPHLLPICLPERKDDGTLISERLGFVSGWGRTEHGTLSSKLLYVEIPVKDRATCSKRKDGKPVTQTFSENMFCAGEKDKDSCSGDSGGPFFLREFRRGAGGQIERGPFRLYGIVSWGIICQERGYYTKVDNYLDWITETMETEERDEED
- the LOC102688829 gene encoding complement C1s subcomponent-like isoform X2; this encodes MSLWQASSVHARGEGLPLLLSLSLFLSPSLSLALSGWLQSPQYPEGYPEDVNEMWELPVPQGFALTLQLIHLDLEESEGCQHDALNISADGVQLASLCGQLSFEELQSQVNPMLHTSGSSLVVRFHSDYSNTERHTGFRAIFSTQDIDECSDPYNECTQFCNNYIGGYYCSCQPEYALDLDNHTCTVNCSVDLGSSTRGSVSSPGHPSSYPEHAACSYRLSIDEGFQLVIDFEDPFDIEGQRGGPCIDSLQIKTPSRVFGPFCGDQAPPSLITGSHQMEILFNTDGYGTNTGFTLTYRAKAKTCPSTVTAQSSLIPGWPQYEYGNKVTVQCDTGFEAAMDSKGDMKTNYTSFCQRTGVWSPIHPCQRVDCGTPLLPESGVLQLVNKKPRTLYQDEIQLKCESKYYKLEGEDVYRCDAQGEWSSVKGSSHWPKCVEVCGEPESKHSDFGRIFGGSEAEPGQIPWQVYVENPKGGGSLISDRWVLTAAHVVEGQHSVLLYGGTADIGNIGSSENVVILESEKIFIHPGYPKAPTSGRRTNYDNDIALVRLKSRVPLGPHLLPICLPERKDDGTLISERLGFVSGWGRTEHGTLSSKLLYVEIPVKDRATCSKRKDGKPVTQTFSENMFCAGEKDKDSCSGDSGGPFFLREFRRGAGGQIERGPFRLYGIVSWGIICQERGYYTKVDNYLDWITETMETEERDEED
- the LOC102688829 gene encoding complement C1s subcomponent-like isoform X1, producing the protein MHIVIRLSVTYLVKWLPLLLSLSLFLSPSLSLALSGWLQSPQYPEGYPEDVNEMWELPVPQGFALTLQLIHLDLEESEGCQHDALNISADGVQLASLCGQLSFEELQSQVNPMLHTSGSSLVVRFHSDYSNTERHTGFRAIFSTQDIDECSDPYNECTQFCNNYIGGYYCSCQPEYALDLDNHTCTVNCSVDLGSSTRGSVSSPGHPSSYPEHAACSYRLSIDEGFQLVIDFEDPFDIEGQRGGPCIDSLQIKTPSRVFGPFCGDQAPPSLITGSHQMEILFNTDGYGTNTGFTLTYRAKAKTCPSTVTAQSSLIPGWPQYEYGNKVTVQCDTGFEAAMDSKGDMKTNYTSFCQRTGVWSPIHPCQRVDCGTPLLPESGVLQLVNKKPRTLYQDEIQLKCESKYYKLEGEDVYRCDAQGEWSSVKGSSHWPKCVEVCGEPESKHSDFGRIFGGSEAEPGQIPWQVYVENPKGGGSLISDRWVLTAAHVVEGQHSVLLYGGTADIGNIGSSENVVILESEKIFIHPGYPKAPTSGRRTNYDNDIALVRLKSRVPLGPHLLPICLPERKDDGTLISERLGFVSGWGRTEHGTLSSKLLYVEIPVKDRATCSKRKDGKPVTQTFSENMFCAGEKDKDSCSGDSGGPFFLREFRRGAGGQIERGPFRLYGIVSWGIICQERGYYTKVDNYLDWITETMETEERDEED